Proteins from a genomic interval of Candidatus Cloacimonadota bacterium:
- a CDS encoding Hsp20/alpha crystallin family protein, which yields MKITPYRKGQELRPMGTMLSIFDDFFNRAFEEESSEDNFRSMAMDIVEHEKEFELLANLPGFKKENVKISVHDNQLMIEAKCEQSKEENKGTVYRCERYSGSYRRNLLLPENSDLAKISAKMEDGVLKLIIPKKEPSPQKEIVID from the coding sequence ATGAAGATCACACCTTATCGCAAAGGACAAGAACTTAGACCCATGGGCACCATGCTCAGTATATTCGACGATTTCTTCAATCGCGCTTTCGAAGAGGAGAGCAGCGAGGACAATTTCCGCTCCATGGCGATGGATATCGTGGAGCACGAAAAGGAATTTGAGCTTCTGGCCAATCTGCCCGGCTTCAAAAAAGAAAACGTGAAGATCTCGGTGCACGACAACCAGTTGATGATCGAGGCCAAATGCGAGCAGAGCAAAGAGGAAAACAAAGGCACCGTGTACCGCTGCGAACGCTACAGCGGCAGCTATCGGCGCAACTTGCTGCTACCCGAGAATTCCGATCTGGCAAAAATCTCAGCCAAGATGGAAGATGGCGTACTGAAGCTGATCATTCCCAAGAAAGAACCCTCACCGCAGAAAGAAATCGTTATCGATTAA